The Ascochyta rabiei chromosome 5, complete sequence genome has a segment encoding these proteins:
- a CDS encoding P-type Cu(+) transporter, with amino-acid sequence MASTSAATAHMATTTLKVEGMTCGACTSAIETGFQGVPGVGSASISLVMERAVIQHDPSVISADDVKEIIEDRGFDAEVLSTDLPVTHTTDDHFLSDSDDEEEGLLANDGWSTTTLSVGGMTCGACTSAVEGAFKDVSGIKSFSISLLSERAVIEHWTKIITPDQLAETIEDVGFDATVLETVADTPAPKKSRTAKKQKTMTTTLAVEGMTCGACTSAIENGFKDVPGVYQFNISLLANRAVLVHDPAKLSAEQIAETIEDCGFDATILSSEDASVHHSSSSQAPIHLKIYGLPDIEAAHELESLLSNRSGITSVQINFANSRAIVKREPQAIGLRAVVEAIEAAGYNALVSDSDDNNAQLESLAKTKEIQEWRRAVVFSAWFAVPVFLTSMIFPMFLPFLDYGKFSILPGLYLGDIVCLALTIPVQFGIGKRFYISAYKSLSHGSPTMDVLVVLGTSAAFFFSVASMLVSIFVPPHTKPTTLFDTSTMLFTFISLGRFLENRAKGQTSKALSRLMSLAPSMATIYADPIAAAKAAEGWGATDGKDGRPSMDVNAAEERVIATELIEVGDVVILRPGDKIPADGTVTRGESYIDESMVTGEAMPILKKKGALLMAGTVNGAARMEFIVTRAGRDTQLSQIVRLVQEAQTSRAPIQRLADTVAGYFVPIIIALGLATFVAWMVLSHVLPYPPKVFLNHASGGKLMVCVKLCIAVIVFACPCALGLATPTAVMVGTGVGAEQGILVKGGAALETATKINHVVFDKTGTLTIGKMSVSKADIQGEWASQKHLWWTLIGLAEIGSEHPIAKAIVRSAKEHLRLGPDGILDGAVGDFEVVVGKGVTANVEAAVTGPRTRYKVLIGNATFLLSNGVNVPDLIDEPLTPNPNSRNPQNRSAGITTIHTAIGTTYTGALSLSDTIKPSARAVVLALQRLGIKSSIVTGDTSASALVVAAAVGISSEDVHASATPSDKKAIVADMQSRGFVVGMVGDGINDSPALASADIGIALSTGTDVAMEAASIVLMSNTDLLAIPASLCLSRAIFFRIKLNLAWACMYNFVGLPFAMGFFLPWGLSLHPMAAGAAMACSSVSVVLSSLHLKFWHRPSWMKVSLLDPDAELPENEKEIERLEQGGVISMARDWVMDSWAAWRRNKEEARYVPLQDMGER; translated from the coding sequence ATGGCTTCCACGAGCGCCGCCACGGCCCAcatggcgacgacgacgctgAAGGTCGAGGGCATGACATGCGGCGCGTGTACCTCTGCCATCGAAACGGGCTTCCAGGGCGTACCAGGCGTAGGGAGTGCGTCTATCAGTCTGGTCATGGAACGCGCAGTCATCCAACACGACCCGAGCGTCATTTCCGCCGACGACGTCAAGGAAATCATTGAAGACAGGGGCTTTGACGCCGAGGTGCTGTCCACAGACCTGCCCGTCACCCACACCACCGACGACCATTTTCTGAGCGACTCAGACGACGAAGAGGAGGGCCTGCTCGCAAACGACGGCTGGTCGACAACCACGCTCTCCGTGGGAGGCATGACCTGTGGTGCCTGCACTTCTGCGGTCGAAGGCGCCTTCAAGGACGTTTCGGGAATCAAGTCCTTCAGCATATCGCTGCTTTCCGAGCGCGCCGTCATCGAGCACTGGACCAAGATCATCACACCAGACCAGCTGGCCGAAACAATAGAAGACGTGGGCTTTGACGCAACCGTGCTGGAAACCGTGGCCGACACGCCCGCGCCCAAGAAGAGCAGGACTGCAAAGAAACAAAAGACAATGACGACAACGCTCGCTGTCGAGGGCATGACATGTGGCGCCTGTACCTCTGCCATTGAAAATGGTTTCAAGGACGTGCCTGGCGTGTACCAGTTCAACATCAGCTTGCTCGCAAACCGCGCGGTGCTCGTTCACGACCCTGCCAAGCTCAGTGCCGAACAGATTGCCGAGACAATCGAGGATTGCGGCTTTGATGCCACCATTCTGTCGTCCGAGGATGCTAGCGTACACCACTCGTCGTCCAGCCAGGCGCCAATCCACCTCAAGATCTATGGTCTACCAGACATCGAAGCTGCACATGAACTAGAGTCTCTCCTCAGCAACCGGTCCGGCATCACTTCCGTTCAGATCAATTTTGCAAACTCAAGAGCCATTGTCAAGCGCGAGCCTCAGGCCATTGGACTTCGAGCTGTAGTCGAAGCCATCGAAGCAGCAGGCTACAACGCCCTGGTCTCTGATTCCGATGACAACAATGCCCAGCTCGAGTCGCTTGCCAAGACAAAAGAGATTCAGGAGTGGAGACGAGCTGTTGTCTTTTCTGCTTGGTTCGCCGTCCCAGTCTTTCTCACCAGTATGATCTTTCCCATGTTCTTGCCGTTCCTTGACTACGGCAAGTTCAGTATACTTCCTGGCCTCTACCTTGGCGACATTGTCTGTCTTGCACTTACCATCCCTGTGCAGTTTGGCATTGGAAAGCGCTTTTACATCTCCGCATACAAGTCTCTCAGCCACGGCTCCCCAACCATGGATGTCTTGGTCGTTCTGGGTACATCGgcagccttcttctttagcGTTGCTTCAATGCTCGTGTCCATCTTCGTCCCTCCTCACACCAAACCCACCACCCTGTTCGACACTAGTACTATGTTATTCACTTTCATCAGCTTAGGTCGCTTCCTCGAGAACCGGGCAAAGGGTCAAACCTCGAAAGCGCTGTCGAGACTGATGTCTCTAGCACCCTCCATGGCCACCATCTACGCTGATCCAATCGCTGCTGCGAAAGCTGCAGAGGGCTGGGGTGCCACTGACGGGAAAGATGGTCGTCCTTCCATGGACGTCAACGCTGCCGAAGAACGGGTGATTGCTACTGAACTTATCGAAGTTGGTGACGTAGTCATCCTGCGCCCTGGTGACAAGATTCCCGCCGACGGCACAGTCACTCGCGGTGAGTCCTACATCGATGAGAGCATGGTCACTGGTGAGGCTATGCCCATTCTTAAGAAAAAGGGAGCCCTGCTCATGGCTGGTACCGTCAACGGTGCGGCACGTATGGAGTTCATTGTCACGCGTGCTGGCCGTGACACGCAGCTCAGCCAGATTGTTCGACTTGTACAGGAGGCCCAGACCAGCCGCGCCCCAATTCAACGACTCGCAGATACCGTCGCGGGTTACTTCGTCCCTATCATCATTGCCCTTGGTCTAGCTACCTTTGTCGCTTGGATGGTCTTGAGCCATGTGCTGCCGTACCCTCCAAAGGTATTCCTCAACCACGCCAGCGGTGGCAAGCTGATGGTATGTGTCAAGCTCTGCATTGCTGTTATCGTGTTTGCGTGTCCTTGCGCCCTCGGTCTCGCAACGCCCACCGCCGTCATGGTCGGAACTGGTGTCGGCGCGGAGCAAGGTATCTTGGTCAAGGGTGGCGCTGCTCTGGAGACTGCTACCAAGATCAACCACGTCGTCTTCGACAAGACCGGCACACTCACTATCGGCAAGATGAGCGTCTCCAAGGCCGACATTCAGGGCGAGTGGGCCAGCCAGAAGCACCTCTGGTGGACACTCATTGGTCTCGCTGAGATAGGCTCTGAGCACCCCATTGCCAAAGCGATTGTGCGCTCCGCGAAAGAACATCTCCGTCTTGGCCCCGACGGCATTCTCGATGGCGCAGTAGGAGACTTCGAAGTCGTGGTAGGCAAGGGCGTTACTGCCAATGTCGAAGCAGCCGTCACCGGCCCGCGCACACGCTACAAGGTCCTTATCGGCAACGCGACCTTCCTCCTCTCCAACGGTGTCAACGTACCGGACCTCATCGATGAACCTCTCACTCCTAATCCCAATTCTCGCAACCCACAGAACCGCTCAGCAGGCATAACGACTATCCACACCGCAATTGGCACAACTTATACTGGCGCGCTCAGCCTCTCCGACACCATCAAGCCTTCCGCCCGCGCTGTCGTCCTTGCCCTCCAACGTCTCGGCATAAAATCATCCATTGTTACTGGTGACACTTCTGCCTCGGCTCTCGTCGTTGCAGCAGCAGTCGGTATCTCCTCCGAAGATGTACACGCCTCTGCCACTCCTTCCGACAAAAAGGCCATTGTCGCAGACATGCAATCGCGCGGCTTCGTTGTCGGCATGGTCGGCGACGGCATCAACGACTCCCCAGCCCTGGCTTCTGCAGACATTGGAATCGCGCTGAGCACGGGTACAGATGTAGCTATGGAAGCCGCGTCTATTGTGCTTATGAGCAATACCGACTTGCTTGCTATTCCGGCGAGTTTGTGTCTGAGCCGCGCAATCTTCTTCCGGATCAAGCTGAACCTTGCGTGGGCGTGTATGTACAACTTCGTCGGTCTGCCCTTCGCTATGGGTTTCTTTCTTCCCTGGGGCCTATCCTTGCACCCAATGGCCGCTGGCGCGGCAATGGCCTGCTCCTCTGTATCGGTCGTCTTGTCCTCGCTGCATCTCAAGTTTTGGCACAGGCCGAGTTGGATGAAGGTTAGTCTTTTGGATCCTGATGCGGAGCTGCCGGAGAACGAGAAGGAGATCGAGAGGCTCGAGCAGGGTGGCGTCATCAGCATGGCAAGAGATTGGGTCATGGATAGCTGGGCTGCGTGGAGGAGGAATAAGGAGGAGGCAAGGTATGTGCCGTTGCAGGACATGGGCGAGCGCTAG